A single region of the Salvia miltiorrhiza cultivar Shanhuang (shh) chromosome 8, IMPLAD_Smil_shh, whole genome shotgun sequence genome encodes:
- the LOC131000378 gene encoding peptidyl-prolyl cis-trans isomerase CYP21-4 translates to MARIKPQALLQQSKKKKGPSRVSAVTIAIYGLIVVVMAFFLFASYRHWTQRSAYPAEDTFSSAEHDNSIGNSKKIDIPKYAVIQTSKGSVTVELYKEGSPEVVYEFVQACQNGRFKGMLFNRVIKNFVIQGGDVNRPGTTEDWTSRGKHYNQLDTSLKHEAFMLGTSKTKPDGGGFDLFITTAPIPDLNEKINVFGRVIKGEDVVQEIEEADTDEHYRPKAPIGITDVTLKTE, encoded by the exons ATGGCGAGGATCAAACCTCAAGCTCTCTTACAACAGAGTAAGAAGAAGAAGGGGCCGAGTCGAGTCAGTGCTGTTACAATTGCAATTTACGGCCTGATTGTTGTTGTCATGGCGTTTTTTCTTTTCGCTTCCTACAGACACTGGACTCAAAG GTCAGCATATCCAGCAGAGGATACATTCTCAAGTGCAGAG CATGATAATTCGATTGGCAATTCAAAGAAAATTGATATCCCGAAATATGCT GTAATACAAACCTCAAAAGGTTCAGTTACTGTGGAACTCTACAAGGAAGGCTCTCCTGAAGTTGTTTATGAATTTGTTCAGGCATG CCAGAATGGCCGCTTCAAAGGAATGCTCTTCAACCGTGTAATAAAGAACTTTGTAATTCAAGGAGGCGATGTCAATAGACCCGGAACAACTGAAGATTGGACTTCGAGGGGAAAGCATTACAATCAACTCGATACAAG CCTGAAGCATGAAGCTTTTATGCTGGGCACTTCCAAGACGAAACCTGATGGTGGGGGGTTCGACCTTTTTATCACAACAGCACCTATCCCTGATCTAAATGAGAAAATCAATGTATTCGGACGTGTTATAAAGGGTGAAGATGTTGTCCAG GAAATCGAAGAGGCGGACACAGACGAGCATTATCGCCCTAAAGCTCCCATAGGGATCACAGACGTGACCCTGAAAACAGAATAG
- the LOC131000375 gene encoding pentatricopeptide repeat-containing protein At1g02370, mitochondrial-like has product MANPGSRLRAGASALVRIFSAKPRAGTAAAQQLPALKQDVSASPQPEPLQQEVGLYRRLSLLGCTDGEVANAINEYTNEGKVIKKSELEKCIKDFHKFKRYSHVLEIGEWMAHKFILKHKDIAIHLDAVAKVKGIAAAENYFNELRPSRRVKCTYAALLNCYCTEEMSDKAVDLFSKMVEQNMIDIPLPFNHLMMMYIRLGEPEKVIRLGEEMKKANVKPNTSTCSLLMSGYSLLNDFEGVERVLKEMTAESKKLVNWTTYSHLANIYIKAGDQEKARLALQGLEKEMRAHERDAYHFMISLYAQMNDLDNVHRVWKSLKSASKVIWNTSYLIMIRSLDNLDDIEGLKECFEEWEKVCSSYDVRLPNTVIRAYLRHGMLEEAESVLERTLERSKGPFFYAWEMFMNFHLKRHGVKQAMKIMETATSEAVNSKWKPSRDTIDGFLDCFKLDNDATGAEEFYELMKRINCVDTHFYESLLRIYAGAGQKLPDVRARVERDGVEISIELEDLIASVSLE; this is encoded by the exons ATGGCGAATCCCGGCTCTCGATTGCGCGCCGGAGCTTCTGCTTTGGTACGAATTTTCTCTGCGAAGCCTAGAGCGGGGACGGCGGCGGCGCAGCAGCTGCCGGCGCTCAAACAGGATGTCAGTGCGTCGCCGCAGCCGGAGCCTCTCCAACAGGAGGTCGGTTTGTACCGGAGATTGTCTCTTCTGGGGTGCACCGATGGAGAGGTGGCGAACGCCATTAATGAGTACACAAATGAAGGAAAAGTCATCAAAAAATCTGAGCTGGAGAAGTGTATCAAGGACTTCCACAAATTCAAACGATACAGCCACGTTCTCGAG ATTGGGGAGTGGATGGCTCACAAGTTTATCTTAAAGCACAAAGATATTGCGATTCATCTGGATGCGGTCGCAAAAGTTAAGGGAATAGCTGCAGCTGAAAATTACTTCAACGAGCTGCGTCCATCTAGAAGGGTGAAATGCACTTATGCAGCACTTCTAAACTGCTATTGTACTGAGGAGATGAGTGATAAAGCAGTAGATCTCTTCAGTAAAATGGTTGAACAAAACATGATAGACATACCTCTGCCTTTTAACCATCTCATGATGATGTATATACGGCTGGGAGAGCCAGAGAAGGTGATACGCTTGGGAGAAGAAATGAAGAAGGCAAATGTTAAGCCCAACACGTCTACTTGCAGCTTGTTGATGAGTGGCTATTCACTTTTGAATGATTTTGAGGGAGTGGAAAGAGTTTTGAAGGAGATGACAGCGGAAAGTAAGAAGCTCGTTAACTGGACGACATATAGTCACTTGGCGAACATCTACATCAAAGCTGGCGATCAGGAGAAAGCTAGGTTGGCTCTGCAAGGTCTCGAGAAGGAGATGCGTGCCCATGAACGTGATGCGTACCATTTCATGATAAGCTTATATGCTCAAATGAATGATCTTGACAATGTCCATCGTGTTTGGAAATCTCTGAAGTCGGCCAGTAAGGTGATTTGGAACACGAGCTATCTGATCATGATCCGGTCTCTTGATAATCTCGATGACATTGAAGGGTTGAAGGAATGCTTCGAGGAATGGGAGAAAGTTTGTTCCAGTTATGATGTTAGGTTGCCCAATACAGTCATCCGAGCTTATCTGAGGCACGGCATGCTTGAAGAAGCCGAGTCAGTTCTTGAGAGAACGCTCGAGAGATCCAAAGGTCCTTTCTTCTATGCCTGGGAAATGTTCATGAATTTCCACCTGAAAAGACATGGCGTGAAGCAAGCTATGAAGATCATGGAAACGGCTACGTCCGAAGCTGTGAACAGCAAGTGGAAACCTAGTCGTGACACCATAGATGGATTCTTGGACTGCTTCAAGCTAGATAACGATGCAACTGGTGCTGAGGAATTCTACGAGTTGATGAAGAGGATAAACTGTGTCGACACCCATTTTTATGAGTCGTTGCTTCGGATTTATGCTGGCGCGGGGCAAAAATTGCCCGATGTACGTGCAAGGGTCGAGAGGGATGGAGTTGAAATAAGCATTGAGCTTGAAGACTTGATTGCAAGCGTTTCTCTTGAGTGA
- the LOC131000376 gene encoding pentatricopeptide repeat-containing protein At1g02370, mitochondrial-like: MVNPGPQLRAGASALVRIFSAKPRAGTAAAQQLPALKQDVSASPQPEPLQQEVGLYRRLSLVGCTDGEVANAINEYTMEGKVIKKTELEKCIKDFHKFKRYSHALEVGEWMAHKFILKNKDIRIHLDAVVKVKGIAAAENYFNDLCPSRRVKCTYAALLNCYCTEEMSDKAVDLFSKMVEQNMIDGPLPFNHLMMMYIRLGEPEKVIRLGEEMKKANIQPNTSTCSMLMSGYSLLNDLEGVERVLKEMKAESKKLVNWKTYSHLANIYIKAGDHEKARLALQGLEEMRARERDAYHFMISLYAQMNDRDNVHRVWKSLKSASKVIWNTSYLIMIRSLDNLDDIEGLKECFEEWEKVCSIYDVRLPNTIIRAYLRHDMLEEAESVLQRTLKRSEGPFLYAWEMFMNFYLKRHGVKEAMKIMETATSKAVNTKWKPTRDTIDGFLDCFKLDNDATGAEEFYELMKRMNCVDTHFYESLLRIYAGAGQNLPDVRARVERDGVKISTELQDLIASVSLE, from the exons ATGGTGAATCCTGGCCCTCAATTGCGCGCCGGAGCTTCTGCTTTGGTACGAATTTTCTCTGCGAAGCCTAGAGCGGGGACAGCGGCGGCACAGCAGCTGCCGGCACTCAAACAGGATGTCAGTGCGTCGCCGCAGCCGGAGCCTCTCCAACAGGAGGTCGGTTTGTACCGGAGATTGTCTCTTGTGGGGTGCACCGATGGAGAGGTGGCAAACGCCATTAATGAATACACAATGGAGGGAAAAGTCATCAAAAAAACTGAGCTGGAGAAGTGTATCAAGGACTTCCACAAATTCAAACGATACAGCCACGCTCTCGAG GTTGGGGAGTGGATGGCTCACAAGTTTATCTTAAAGAACAAAGATATAAGGATTCATCTGGATGCGGTCGTGAAAGTTAAGGGAATAGCTGCAGCTGAAAATTACTTCAACGACCTGTGTCCATCTAGAAGGGTGAAATGCACTTATGCAGCACTTCTAAACTGCTATTGTACTGAGGAGATGAGTGATAAAGCAGTAGATCTCTTCAGTAAAATGGTCGAACAAAACATGATAGACGGACCTTTGCCTTTTAACCATCTCATGATGATGTATATACGGTTGGGAGAGCCAGAGAAGGTGATACGCTTGGGAGAAGAAATGAAGAAGGCAAATATTCAGCCCAACACGTCTACTTGCAGCATGTTGATGAGTGGCTATTCACTTTTGAATGATCTTGAGGGAGTGGAAAGAGTTTTGAAGGAGATGAAAGCGGAAAGTAAGAAGCTAGTTAACTGGAAGACATATAGTCACTTGGCAAACATCTACATCAAAGCTGGCGATCATGAAAAAGCTAGGTTGGCTCTGCAAGGTCTCGAGGAGATGCGTGCCCGTGAACGTGATGCGTACCATTTCATGATAAGCTTATATGCTCAAATGAATGATCGTGACAATGTCCATCGTGTTTGGAAGTCTCTGAAGTCGGCCAGTAAGGTGATTTGGAACACAAGCTATCTGATCATGATCCGGTCTCTTGATAATCTCGATGACATTGAAGGGTTGAAGGAATGCTTCGAGGAATGGGAGAAAGTTTGTTCCATTTATGATGTTAGGTTGCCCAATACAATCATCCGAGCTTATCTGAGGCACGACATGCTTGAAGAAGCCGAGTCAGTTCTTCAGAGAACGCTCAAGAGATCCGAAGGTCCTTTCTTGTATGCCTGGGAAATGTTCATGAATTTCTACCTGAAAAGGCATGGCGTGAAGGAAGCTATGAAGATCATGGAAACGGCTACATCCAAAGCTGTGAACACCAAGTGGAAACCTACGCGTGACACCATAGATGGATTCTTGGACTGCTTCAAGCTAGATAACGATGCAACTGGTGCTGAGGAATTCTACGAGTTGATGAAGAGGATGAACTGTGTCGACACCCATTTTTACGAGTCGTTGCTTCGTATTTATGCTGGCGCGGGGCAAAATTTGCCCGATGTACGTGCAAGGGTCGAGAGGGATGGAGTTAAAATAAGCACTGAGCTTCAAGACTTGATTGCAAGCGTTTCTCTCGAGTGA